A single genomic interval of Capricornis sumatraensis isolate serow.1 chromosome 11, serow.2, whole genome shotgun sequence harbors:
- the ZFTRAF1 gene encoding zinc finger TRAF-type-containing protein 1 isoform X3, with protein MTPRPGGEWSSALSHLALGAVSLHAALSTAQCTNGHLMCAGCFIHLLADARLKEEQATCPNCRCEISKSLCCRNLAVEKAVSELPSECGFCLCQFPRSILERHQKEECQDRVTQCKYKRIGCPWHGPFHELTVHEAACAHPTKTGNELMEILDEMDQSHRKEMQLYNSIFSLLSFEKIGYTEVQFRPYRTDDFITRLYYETPRFTVLNQTWVLKARVNDSERNPNLSCKRTLSFQLLLKSKVTAPLECSFLLLKGPYDDVKISPVIYHFVFTNESNETDYVPLPIVDSVECNKLLAAKNINLRLFLFQIQK; from the exons TGTACTAACGGTCACTTGATGTGCGCTGGCTGTTTTATCCACCTACTAGCAGATGCCCGGCTGAAGGAGGAGCAGGCCACGTGCCCCAACTGTCGTTGCGAGATCAGTAAGAGCCTCTGCTGCCGCAACCTGGCCGTGGAGAAGGCCGTGAGCGAGCTGCCCTCAGAGTGTGGCTTCTGCCTGTGCCAGTTCCCCCGCTCCATCCTGGAGAGGCACCAGAAAGAGGAGTGCCAGGACAG GGTGACGCAGTGCAAGTACAAGCGCATCGGCTGCCCGTGGCACGGCCCTTTCCACGAGCTGACGGTGCATGAGGCCGCGTGTGCCCACCCAACCAAGACAGGCAACGAGCTGATGGAGATCCTGGATGAGATGGACCAAAGCCACCGCAAGGAGATGCAGCTCTATAACAGCATCTTCAGTCTGCTCAGCTTCGAAAAGATCGGCTACACAG AGGTCCAGTTCCGGCCGTACCGCACAGACGACTTCATCACGCGTCTGTACTATGAGACACCTCGGTTCACAGTGCTGAACCAGACGTGGGTCCTGAAGGCACGCGTGAACGACTCGGAGCGCAACCCCAACCTTTCGTGCAAGCGCACCCTCTCCTTCCAGCTCCTGCTCAAGAGCAAGGTCACTGCACCCCTGGAGTGCTCCTTCCTGCTGCTCAAGGGCCCGTATGACGACGTGAAGATCAGCCCCGTCATCTACCACTTCGTGTTCACCAACGAGAGCAACGAGACGGACTACGTGCCGCTGCCCATCGTTGACTCCGTGGAGTGCAACAAGCTGCTGGCCGCCAAGAACATCAACCTGCGGCTCTTCCTGTTCCAGATTCAGAAGTAG